Genomic segment of Drosophila takahashii strain IR98-3 E-12201 chromosome X, DtakHiC1v2, whole genome shotgun sequence:
GCTCTAATTTATTGCGCCAGGCTTATTAACATCAAAGCCCACACTGTCTCTGTTGCCGTCTCTCTCTTGGCCTCAGTTGCcgtctccctctccctctcccaGGTATCCCCGTCTCTGTCGCGACCAAACGTTAAGCGGCTTTGGGGCCACTTgtgttttcttcttttttttgtcggtTTTCCAGTTTCCTCCTCTTTATTTTCACTGGCTTGCTGCACTTGAATTCCTGAAGAGCaaggaaattttatttttccaatggGATACgacaaataaaatgttcttttaaaGCTAATCCCCCGCGAACATTGGCGAACTTATTGAAATGTTCAAGTGTACTTAGGTTATTGGTtagaccaaaaaaaatatactatatgtacttaatataaattatataaattctgTACCCTTTGGTATTCATTTCATACGCAATAATATTGGGgtaataatcaaaatattcaaatattgttattaaattttggtacacccaaaaaaagctATAGTTTAATCTTAAAGCTGGTTGTGTTAAAAATATAGTAGTATAAAAATGTGGTcttgaataataataaaataataaaaagtttgtACTCTGCAGACTTAATTTCatactaaatattattatgtatatattttgtagttttattttaatgcttCCGAAAGTATTAGAATAGTAATcaacttattaaaatatttttcaaactcaAAACCTGCAggaatattttagtttttataatattgtattttcAAGGAATTCAAGAATGATGTAGAAAACCGAAATCAAGAGCTTTTAcgcttgatttcaagaacagtTGTGCTCAAAAGAATACTGAAATCAGGCGGATTTGCGCTTGATCTTTTCGTTTTCcagttattttttgtgaaaacatattttatgtaatatttattgttatttactaTCCAAGGACTCACCCTTGtgctctcctcctccttgCGCGTCTGATCCGCGATGTAGGTGACCCCGTCCATGGCCTTGTGGAGCTCGGGGCAGGTGTGCCACCTCTGGCGCACGTTGCCACGCCCCGAGCAGCAGTGCGGGCCGCCCTCGCGCTGGCAGGCGGGCAGAATATCACAGACGCCCGCCGGCGGAGGCGGTGGGGGTGGCGTTccggccgccgctgccgctgccgccgctgctgccgccgccgaggTGCTGGGTCCGCctcctgctgccgccgccgccgccgctgccgctgccgccgctgctgccgagGTGGTGGGTCGTTGCtggtactgctgctgctgctgctggtggtgcatCTGCTGGTGGTGCAACTGCTGGTGGTGCAGCAGCTCCGACGACTGGCAGGCCGCCCCGGCGCCCATGCCCTGGTGGATCTGGATGGTGCCGCTGCAGCAGGACTCCGCCAGCGTGGAGGCGGTGGCCACCGAGTTAACCGTCGTCGTCGACTTTATCACATTCGGATTGGCCATGCCCAGGtcgctggtggtggtggaggcGTGCGCCTGGTGGGCGTGCTGCGGCAGCGGCGAGAAGTTGGCCGAGCAGCTCGACTGCTGCCGGTACAGGTTGTGGCCCCCGTAGCCACCGCCACCGCCCCCGTTCCCTCcgccattcccattcccattctgACCCGTCTGGCTGGAGGTCGAGGTCATCTGGCGGAACTTGGTGGGCGTCAGTGGGTGGTCCAGCAGCGAGCCGCCCGTCTGCTGGTACTGATTGTGGTACTGGGCGTCGATCAGCGAGGACGTGGTCGAGGTCTGCTGGTTGGCCGTCGACATCGTCGGCGGATACAGGGAGCTCAGGTGGCCGGTGATCGTGGAGGCGCCCCCTCCCCCGCCCATGCCCCCCATGCCCCCCATGCCGCACTCGTCCATCAGGTTGTAGGTCTGCGCGCGGTGCTGCAGGTGGGGCGAGGTGCTGCGCGATGTCGTCTTCGGGCTGTGGTGCATACTGAAAAGAttcggaaaatatttatttttataaggaaacaagaaaaaaacaaacagaaaaagtttttaacaaaaacctaattttccacaaaaaaataattggttttttgaccgtaacaatggaagTACTGATCCAAATAtagattgtcatacctttctgaactcgttattaaatttccagtcgattgacatttaaacctggacattttattggttttcaattttttgaaaaaaatcatggggtacccccttataaaaaaattaaaaattggcgaaaattttatttttccaaaatcacacggaaattattatggatttacttgtttttttgttatctgttcaaaacagtatgtatttttggtgtaggaccatttttggccaagttatagcaaaaaaacaaaagaaaaaattccaatttttgtcataaactgaaatcccaaatttccaaaaaaaacaaaaccatttttttctctaaaacaaaggaaatactgattcaaagtatggattgtcaaaCCTTTCTGTacttggttttaaatttcctaacgattggcatttaaacctagacattttattggtttttaattttttgaaaaaaatcatggggtacccccttataaaaaatttaaaaattagcgaaaattgtattttttcaatcggaaagtgttatggatttatttattattttgttatctgttcaaaacagtatgtatttttggtgtaggccaatttttggccaagttatgaCTGTGTGTGTCGTTACTTGTGCGTGTGATTTTCTTTCAATTGTGTTTGTAAATGCATACTTTTAATAATTCCCCAAGGTCGTTCAAAACGTAAGCCAACTTAAACTTACCGAGACAAGGCCACCGGCGGTGGCAGCGGTGGTATTTGATCCCTCAGTTCGAGTCCGTTGCAGGTGCGCACCATTAGGCGGCGCGAGGATTTTCTGTGAATTAGAGGATGTCAGGGGCTTACTGTACAGTGGTCACCCACACTGTAGGCAACACTCACATCATCTCGCTGATCGGATAGAGCGGACGCCGCATGACCAGGAAGCGGGGCAGCTGGTTGATGAACACGGTCCGCACCCAAGGAGCCATCGTGTGCGTCTGCGGCGACCGGAAGTGGATGTTCAGCACCAACACAGTCACACAGATgctgcacagaaagaaaaaaacccgAGAAGGGTGTTTaatataaagtttataaatataaatttattatcttaacagtgttgtattttttaaatttcatattctgattttttaatatattaaaacactaggcaaatataattttattacaagAATATTTTtccgaaatttttatttataatttctaatCGGTATTAACttaaaagtttatttgtttttatttttatttatgatatgatattttctaatattttttcaaatacttaaaatagttattaattaaaatatacttttctTCACTTTCTGTAATATGTATTTAGCAAACTTTATTATCTGGAAGTGCATGATAAATTGTCACTATATTTTGTCCCCTCTGCAGAAGAGTTGTCCAAGGATAAATTGAGGGGGTGGTGGGAGATGTTTGAGAACATGCAGAAAGGACTTAAGTGAGTTGCTCTCTTAGTCTGGGTAATTAACTTTCGACGCCCACGTCTAATTAGCAGCTGGCCAAGGCGTTGGAAAAGAATAAGGGGGTTGGGAGGGGGCAGGGACTCGAGGAGGGTGTCCTGCCAGCCTTAATTACATCATTTGAGGCGAGGTCCTGTTGCGCCACTGGCGATTCCATTGTTGGCAGACTCCGACTCTCGGTTTCAGTCGACTTTTGTTTACCAACAATTAGGCGGCCATCATTTGGTGTGCCGGCCAGCCGccttgtgggcgtggcaaatgACTGTAAATTGCCGCAGCCGTTTAATAGGGCCCCAGCGGGGGGCGGGGGCCGGCAAGAGGGCGTGGCACTAAGCCAAGCTAAGCCAAACGGCTGCCGAATcgagttttattttcctcCACCGGTTTGcgaaacttttcaaaaaactttttaaactaCATATTCCGAAGTTTTCaatgatttgaatttttggGGTATATAAAGATGATTGAGTTTTTTACTTTGTCGTAGTAATGGCTACACAAATATGTTTATagtttagtaaataaaatagaaatacaGAATCTTCTAGTTTTctttactattattatttaatatttcaaattttaaatgaaaagtttttatattaaaatttaatatttcaagtaCCCAGCACTTAAGTACTTGGGCCGCATTAGTGGCACATTTGGCTCGGAGATCGATGGGGAAATCGTGGGAAAATCGCGGGAAAACCCGAGCAACTCACCTGAAGGTATCCAGTATCATGGTGAAGAGCACGAACTTTCCCAGCAGCGGCACCACCAGCGATGTGGGCGGAATGATTTCCGCCAGGAGCAGGAAGAACACAGTGAGCGACAGCAGAATGGATATGCTTAATGAGACCTGCAAATATACGTacagtacatatatatatatgtattacaAGGGGGTGCTGGGGgctagggggcgtggcaaattGAGCTGCACGTCGAGCGGAAAATCTAAAGCGCCATAAAGAAGCGACAATTGCGAACTGCGAACAACAACGGGAAACTGGAAACGGGAAACTCCCGGCCTGATAAGGATTCTCATTTATAATGCATAAATATTGCTCAGACGCAGCTTAAGCTCTTTTTTCTTCCCATGGAGCATTTTCTTTGCTCTTCCCCTTTGCCCCCTTGCTTTAATAGTGTCGCAATCAGGGTGTGCATATTGATTGCATAATACTCCCAAAAGGTATCTGGTTTATGGTGATTTTTTGTTGggaataaatagtttttggtgctaaaaaaaaataaattaattaataatttatacgaaaataaataaaactaatcaAATAAAGCATAAGATATTATAtcttaaaagtattaaaaaaaatacaaaaaaataaacattgtaGACTTAATGtacatagaaatattttttccctaATTCCACCATTAAATAAATGGTAGAAACACATAACAGCAGAcctttgaattaattaaataatcaaACCATAAGTCGTTTGGATTAGCTAATTAGTGTAGCAGTTTGGCCTTATTAATTTCTATGGTATTTACTTGTTGTAATAGGAAAGGCATCTAAGCCCTTtggattaattaataaatacacaaaagtTAAGCGTGCCTTACGTTTACTTCATTAATAACAAAACCTTATGGTTGACGTagttaattaaatatgaagTTAATAGACttagtaaatattataataattttaattagaaaactatgaatatcatattgtatttaaatgtataaatattttccaatgcTGTTTTAGACCCTAAAATTCtaaatgtaatcatttaaatttattaaataaatactatttattACCAAGAATGTTTTAGTTTCAAACTAATTTCCTTGCTGCCCGATAATTTGAATTTCAGTGCCAGACAATCGCCAAGATTCCGCTCGCTTGGCCATTCCATTTGAGGCACAAATCCAAATTGATTTAGAATGCCTAAGCGGGCATCACAAGCAAATAATAAGCCAGGGCAATGGGCGTATGAAAAGGCGGTTTGTCAGCCGGCAATTGCGGCCTTGCCAAAAGCTGGCCAACAAATCATATGCAAAGGCAAtggaaaatgccaaaaaaaaagaaaaaagcaaaaaaaaacgtgaaaatggaaatgaaaacgaaagcgCGGCATACTTTTCAGGGCGCTCAATAAGGCGAAAAATGATTTGTAGAAGGGGGCGGCGGCAGggaggtgggcgtggcagctcACCTTATTTATGCCTAAGCTGCTTGTAATAAAGTGTGTTTGTATGGCTTTcgatctgtgtgtgtgtgtcggcaGAAAGTAATTAAATGTCGAAAATGAGACGCGCGATTTGAGCCTCtcttctgtctgtctgcccgtctgtgtgagtgtgtcCTCTTAATGTCTGTGTGCgtgtacgtgtgtgtgtgtgtctgtgtgcggCATAAATTTTCGATGCTTAATGATTTTATGATAATTAGCCTTAGTTTGGGGCCAGGGCTTGTAAAGCGATTAGTGACGTTGCCTAATTAAGGTTACAACTTGCCAAGCAAATCCAATGCCAGCTTCCTCGACCTTTCCACTATAAAAACACTGagaaaactaaataatatttattttataaattatataaaataaagaaaaccatttattattaaaatatacataaaaaatatatatgcttcCGAGAATAAACATTatgataaatttttaatttaactacagtgaccaaatatttataacattttttaaaataaatatagtttaataaaattataaaagaaaataatttagtttaaaattaaatattaaaagcttagtatttttttctcagtgtgccTCTATCGATGGCTGGGCGTCTTAGAGATGGCAAAAATGGCGAAAGGCGAAAGGATCCAAATGCAATCGCCTCACGCTCTCATCGCCAGTGACCTGCTcattatttatgcaaatgctTGGTGTAATTAAGGTTGCCAAATGCATTTCGGTTACGATTTCGGTTCGGTTCTGTTGGGTCGGGTTGAACAGCTCGAACTGGATGGCTCGGATGTCCCAACTGATGGGCCAGTTTCAATCTGTGGACTCCGTTCGTAAAACGTAATTGTTTCGGCCATAAAAATACGATGCAAATAAACGGAGGGGAATTGGGAACAGTGCGGCTACTTAGTATTGGAAAAGTAGCCCTTCGTTTCCTGcacggaaaacaaaaaaatgagcagaaaaaaatgtgtcccaaaactacaaattataaaatgtcaaACAAATTGGACAGATGAGGCTATAAATAAACttgaaaatgtaaaagaatgtattaaattctttattttccttttaccAATTAATCTGTGAAcagttaatattatttatatatataggaaCCACTCAAAAATTACTGTAGATATGAAGAATTAtttacacaaatatttatatattcgtATTTTGGTTCTAATCCTATTTCTAAGCACTATTTTTGCATTCCTATTCCTCTTTTCGCTCTATTTTTGCAGCGTTTGACTTGTAATTAAATCTTGttaggcaaaaacaaaaagaaacaatttttGCCAGTGTGCCGCAACCGTTTTTGACCACCCCACCTCCTTTCCACACTCCCGCAATCGGCAATTGCATGAATGAAGTGCGTTGTGGCGCATATGCATGTAAATTggcaattccaattccaattccgatGCCATCGCGGGGCTGGAACTTCGTAGCTTCGGCCACCGGGGTTCCGAAAGGACGAAAGGATGGGCgctgggcggtgggcggtgggcggggcGGACGTGCCAGAGTTGCCACAGTTAACTGCAGACTGACCGGCCAGTGGCGGGAATTTCGGGCGCAGTTCCGCAGTTTGTGTCCTGTTTTATTTCGCTGCCTGCTTTTAGGCGTAAATATTTGCCAGATCCGTGTGTCAGTGTTTCcgtctgtgtgtttgtgacGGAGTGAGTGTGCGTGCATGGCCATAAAAGGGACAACAGTGCAATGAAATGTGCCCACTCGGCACAAATCGTAaaagtcaaacaaaaaagccaaaataacCGGAGATGCCTTCCAAAAAAGAGGGGAAAatattctgaaaaaaaaaaaaactatcgCATgaattgattattttttattggatcgGCGAAGTTTAAGTACTAGAAAAAAAGTAGTTATGGGTGGAAACTAAATATTACTAGAGAGTCatctaaatctaaaattaattggaaaaattACTTGCCCTAAAAAAGATTAACTTTAAATAGTTTCATGGTGCTTAACTATAAACtaactatatataaataactattaaaatttgCGATGAAACCAGtttgtaaaaaattctaatattttaaaatgtaaatatatatatatttccttaTACTTTCTTATCAAAAGAACTTAGATAAATACCAACTGCAATGAATCGTTCAAAAAAGTCGTTTTCGTGTGACAGCTTGTTTTAATACGTGCATTATTCGATGAGTACTCATCGAATCGGTCGCTCTTAACTCGATAATGCACACGCAAATCGGGAATTTACATAAGGCCTGCTGGGTTGGCCCATCAAATGCCCGGCGCTGTCAATATTTATAACATAAATTATGCTCCGTGAGCGATGTGGAAATGTCGGATGGCATCGCCATCAACATCAGCATCAGTAATCCACAAACCGCTTGCGCacacaaattatttttgcattttatttattttgaaaattggcCGTAATTTATTCATAAGTCCCAGGCAGcatgtaaatgtttatatttatgcatTATGCCATTTcgtgttttcattttcattttcgtttgGCGTTTTTCCCTCAAAGAATCGCCAAAGAACCGCAAAAAACGCGCCAGACTTTTGTTCGCATTAAATTGAATACATcgtgtaattttatttactcaAACTTAAATGATGGCAAACTGGGCGAAAAAAGAACCcacacacaacacaacacacacaagCAGAAGAGCCGAAAAAAGTGTAAAATCAAAACGAATaaaatgttgaaatgcattttcattttcatttgagtgtgaaattattattatttttttttttgcctttttaattaaaagcacaTTTTGAGCGGATGGGCGAAGGCTAGGGGCTGAGCTGGTAATAAATTATGGCAATTGGtttaatgcaaaaaaaaaatcagaatggTGAAAAGCGCGGGGAAaatatcagcagcagcagcagatgtgAACAAAGCAAATAAGGAAAATAGGGGGAAACGGCAAATGGTATTTTCAAGCTAATGCATTTCAGCTGCGGATGAACTTGATTCTAATGGTTAATTTCACTACGAATAAATGCAATAACATGTGTAGCATTAGCATAAATCCAACGGCCGGAGATAAAGCTTTTAGACACGCGGGCCGCAGCAATTGGCCGActgatttaattaaactttagCTCATTAATTGAGCCCGTTTATCAATCGGGCTACACAATAAAAACTctagcaaataaataaaaaggagttttttttaaataaatttaataaatttttttttgcacaataGTATTTATATTccctattttatttccattgcaaaaaatgaaataaatattactaagaaattttatatgtaaaaaaaatcgaaatagtCCTGAAAAATGAATTGAGAATTATAAGGTTGAAATAAGGAAGTGTGAATCAAGGAAACACCATCAAAAAAGGAGATGATGATTATAAAGGGTCCCTTAATACATTCATGAATAGTTACTTGTACAcccaaaaatatatcttaGGATAACCCTCGACTCACCTTCTCGCCACTGTCCGATGGCAGGTAGAACACGAGGATGGTGAGGAAGCTAATGCCCATGCAGGGGATGATCAGGTTGACCGTGTAGAAAAGGGTCTTGCGGCGCATCGTGATGTTGAAGGTGATGTCCAGATATGGCTCATCGCAGCACGTATAGAACTTCTCGTTCCTGCGGATAAATTAAGGGCGGGGAAATTGGCGTATGAGCTAGGCAAATTGTTACGCAGcgcgtaaatatttattaaggtTCATTCTGGCTGtggatatttattttgatggtattttatttgtttttttttttttttttgcgtttgtgGTGCTACCGTTGCAGCATCCGCAGTGTCTGGCACCCAAAacctatatttatttacataaacacacatataTCCCCAGATATATGGCGCTCCAATCACATAAATCATCGGCCGCAtgataaatattgtaaaatgctGAAAAAATATTGGCCTAACTGCTAACTGAGTGTCAAAATGGTTCTGTGTATTTTTGCGTATTTTTGCGTAGCTGCGCAAAGGCAGTGACTTCAAAACTTTCAAATATGCGAACAATATTTGTGTTTCCAGGTTTAATGCTGTTTTTCAGTACTAACATTttcagtaaaaaaatattcaaaaatataaatacaaaaataaaataattaaatagaaatgtgtttttatgctgtaatttaaaaaaattattattaaactaCAAAATTAgctcataaattgtttttctgcGATATCGGAGTACAAAACTGTTTCCAACAAAGAAGAAACCCACTTGAAAAGTTAAGCTAAAGAACCCTTGAACTAACCCTCTGAAACTTTAATCCATTTGCGTTAATCAGTTCGACAGTCATTCAGTCTTTGAGCTCTCGCATTTCTCATATTTTTGCCCCTTTTCCTTCCTCCGGACCAATgcataatttaaaagttaataaTCTCTGACTACGGCTgcccacaaaaaaacaaaaaaaatgggtagaatataaaaaaataatgaagaaagaaaatttttgtaaattgagTAGAGCGGACTTTTCGTTATGTTTTTTTCCCCTCGTAGCACTTGAAAAACTCTTGGAACAGAAGCTGCCAGTGGAGGGACACTGAACAAaacaacgaaaataaaaatgtataaataagaaaaaagcgTTACTGCTggcaacagaaaaaaaaggggtAGCCCCCTGCCCCACTCGACATTTCGCTGTGGTATATGGCCGGGCCATCAATAATTCCGAGAGGCTTGCGGCTTCATTttgaataagaaaatattgtaaataaataataaacaaggCAAGGAGCAGGGATAAAGCGTGGGAAATGGAAGTGAGCCGGGGGGAAGGACatcgacaacgacaacgacaacagcAACGACAAGGATGTGGCCGGCAGGCAACTAACTGTTTGTGGCAGTTGACTTCCCTCCAAATAGAAATGAAGTATGTGGCAATAGGCACACagaatggggatggggatggggatggcaAATGGGGATAAGGATGTGTgaggagggggaggggaatCCGGGATTGAAGGCCAACATCTTGTGGGTTAGTTTTGATGGCTGcagcaataaaatataatttgccaAGGCAATTCCAAATGTCAGTCACTCGAAAGGGAACCAGAACGGGGGGAAAAGGACGAATAAGATAACAGAGGGAACGAACAGTGCAGATATAATAAAGTTATTGTTTAAAGGGcagttaataaataatattaaattggtAACTTTcccttattaatattactttgTGTGATTTGGTTGTGTTTATTAAAACGTACCGAaatttaaaatcggaccattcatttaaaagttatgagcaaataatggaattTACTTTCCAAaagttcttaaatattttttaaatgccatttttttaaagcagaAAACATGTAGCAAACACCTCGACGATTCCATGGCCTTGGTCCATTAAAAGGACATTTAAATACGACAAAACACAAGTGGGCGGACCACCTAATACCTAATACCCGATATCCTTCGGCTCACTTGGCTTCCCAAAGTCCCCCGatcgaatgcgaatgcgaaaaaTGTAATATGGCTACAGATTAAGTCTGCTGAAGTGAGCTTTGGTCAACAGGCCATGGAGTGTCCGAAAACGGGGAATTCCcgctccccctcccccttcccctcCCCCGCCACTTTGCTCCTTAAAGATAAGTCCCTGCAGACAGAGACACACGAGTTCTGACAGAGACACTTGCCcccgaaaaagaaaagaaaaaaagctgaaaacagaaaacttgGAAGACCCTTAAGTCGGCGAATGGGGTGGCGTGGAGTGGGTGGCTTAGTACGTGTAAAGGTCAGTGTAATAAGCTCGGTGACTCGGTGGGTTCGCTTGGTTAGTTGGTTACTTGGTTAGCAAGCACGATGGGAAAACATacaataaatcataaaataggcaagaaatacacacacacagactcaCTTTTAGAACACGCGTGCctccacacacactcacacagacaCACGGCGCCGGAAGATGGCGCCACATAGGCAAAATccggaaaaaaaaggaaaaatataaaaaaaaagagatccAACTAGAGAAAAGACTAGAGcacaagcaacaacaaataccAGCCAAGACCAGCAGAACTTCAGTTTGATTTGACTCGATGGCACATGGCACTCCCATATTTCCACACCCCCCCCACAATCCACCCACAAACACATCCCTCTTCGTGAAATTCCGAAATTGGCAACAATTCATCAATGCGCTGggccacgcggcgtatgcgtaataaagGCTAAGGAACCAGAAATAGAAATGTGTTCAAAGCCAGGCAAAAACGTAGTCGAAGTGTTTAATATCCTACTTTCTTTTACATTCTAagcaaatttataaattattttcatacttGACCCACTGGGCGTATGCttaatattaagtatacgtaaaataaacaagttttttgtttttattttaatggattTACTTTACTGGATGCCAACCAAAGTGAAAGTGAATGGCAAATGCTCAGAGCCAAGGGAAATCGAGAGCAGTCAaacaaattttccactttcccTCATTCCTGGCCTTTGTGTGTGCGCTTGCTGAATGATTTTCTAGTGAAACAGATTTCAAATCAAATGTTATTTAGATTTCCAACCGGCGGCTCCTATCCTCCTCTTCGCTTGGGtcgccaaaaaaacaaaaaattaagtgAAATTCCAGCGAAATTGAATGGAGAACTCGGCACGTATTTGAGAAATGAGAggtttttcttagttttttttttttttgggctggGGGGTTTTGAGGGTTTGGGGTTACCGCACTAAAGTGACCGAAAATGGTCAAATCGCTGATTGACAACGGGGAATTCCGAGGAGGATTGAAGGGGAAACAGCTTGCTGATTGGAGTCAAAGAACAAAcgcataaatacaaaa
This window contains:
- the nAChRalpha3 gene encoding acetylcholine receptor subunit alpha-like, giving the protein MKWFQVTIDMILVLSFISSSTANPDAKRLYDDLLSNYNKLVRPVVNVTDALTVRIKLKLSQLIDVNLKNQIMTTNLWVEQSWYDYKLKWEPKEYGGVEMLHVPSDHIWRPDIVLYNNADGNFEVTLATKATLNYTGRVEWRPPAIYKSSCEIDVEYFPFDEQTCVMKFGSWTYDGFQVDLRHIDELNGTNVVEVGVDLSEFYTSVEWDILEVPAVRNEKFYTCCDEPYLDITFNITMRRKTLFYTVNLIIPCMGISFLTILVFYLPSDSGEKVSLSISILLSLTVFFLLLAEIIPPTSLVVPLLGKFVLFTMILDTFSICVTVLVLNIHFRSPQTHTMAPWVRTVFINQLPRFLVMRRPLYPISEMIKSSRRLMVRTCNGLELRDQIPPLPPPVALSRMHHSPKTTSRSTSPHLQHRAQTYNLMDECGMGGMGGMGGGGGASTITGHLSSLYPPTMSTANQQTSTTSSLIDAQYHNQYQQTGGSLLDHPLTPTKFRQMTSTSSQTGQNGNGNGGGNGGGGGGYGGHNLYRQQSSCSANFSPLPQHAHQAHASTTTSDLGMANPNVIKSTTTVNSVATASTLAESCCSGTIQIHQGMGAGAACQSSELLHHQQLHHQQMHHQQQQQQYQQRPTTSAAAAAAAAAAAAAAGGGPSTSAAAAAAAAAAAAGTPPPPPPPAGVCDILPACQREGGPHCCSGRGNVRQRWHTCPELHKAMDGVTYIADQTRKEEESTRVKEDWKYVAMVLDRLFLWIFTIAVVVGTAGIILQAPTLYDTRMPIDIKLSEIASTTAKPNVARPVL